A region of the Amycolatopsis sp. cg13 genome:
GGACAGCACCTTCTTGCGGCCGATGCGGTCGCCGAGCGCGCCGAAGACAATGCCGCCGATCGGCCGGGCCAGGAACCCGACGGCGAAGGTCGCGACCGAGGCCATCGTCGCCGCGGCGTCGTTGCCGGGCGGGAAGAAGACGTGGCCGAACACCAGCGCGGCCATCGACGCGTAGAGGTAGAAATCGAACCATTCGAGCGCGGAGCCGACGACCACCGCCACCCCGACTCCGCGCGGGGCTTTCCGGGTCGTTCCGACGCTGTCGTCCACAATACTGGGCATGGTCCTGCTCTCCGGAACTGGGGCACAGGCGAGCGGAAGCCAGCCGGCGCGCGCCGTTGCGTGCGTATTTGGGAACGCTTGATGCGTATATCCGGATGCTAAGAGACCGCGAACACACCGGTCAAGGGGCAAGGCCGGGTCTCGTGCGTGTTGATCACGGTTCTCACCGCGATAGGCACGGACGAGCAATCAGCCCTGGCGCGCGGCTTCCCAGCGCTTCACGACCGCCGCCGTGATGTCGCCCAGCGCGTCGCCGATCTCGGGCAGTCGTTCGGAAATCCGCGTGGTCGGGCCCGCGACCGCGATGGCCGCGACGACCTCTCCGTCGACCAGGATCGGGCGCGCGGCCGCGCTCACGTCGGGCAGCGTTTCGCCGCGGTTGAGCGCGACGCCCTTGGCGCGGACGGTGTCGAGTTCGTCCATCGCCGCCCGCACCCGCTCGGCGTCCGGGAGCACCGACTTCAGGTACGCCTCGCGCCGGCGCGCCGACCAGTACGCGAGGAAGATCTTGCCCGCGCTCGGCGGGTACAGCGGCCGTCGCGTGCGCAACGGCGCGGAGTAGCGGATCGGCTGCTCGGACTCGACCGCGTCCACGTAGATCAGCGAATCCCCGACCGCGGCGCCGAGCATCACCGTCTCGCCGAAGCGGCGGCGCAGCTCCTCCAGCGCGGGCCGGGCCGCGGTCGCGATGCCGGGCAGGCCGCCGGTGAGCAGGTTCCCCAGCGCGGGGCCGAGCTGATAGGCGCCGTCGGCCTCGATCAGGTAGCCGGTCGACACCAGCCCTTTGACCAGGCCGAACACCGAGGATTTCGGCGCGTCGAGAGCCACCGACAGCTCGTGCAGCCGCATCCCGGGCTGCCGCGCGACGCACTCCAGGATGCTCGTGACGCGCCCGACCGTCCGGTGGGCCTTGGCGGTCGACTCGGTCATGACGGACTCCCCTGCGTTCGTACATACGAACCCTATCGCGACAGCCACCCTGGCAGCGCTTGACCCGAAGCGCGCGTCGCCTTACGTTGGACGTATATCCGAACCCAGCGTTCTTATATGCGCATGATGGAGAGCGGCACTGTGGACTTCCAGCTGACCCAAGACCAGGAGGACATCCGGCGCGCCGTGCGCGAGCTGGCCGCCCGGTTCCCCGACGAGTACTGGGCGGAACGCGACGAACGCGCCGAGTTCCCGAGCGAGTTCTACGACGCGTTCGCCTCCGCGGGCTGGCTCGGCATGGCGATCCCGGAGCAGTACGGCGGCGGCGGGCTCGGCATCCTCGAAGCCGCGCTGCTGCTGGAAGAAGTGGCCGCGTCCGGGGCAGGGATGAACGGGTGCAGCACGATGCACCTGACGATCTTCGGGCTCAACACGATCGTCAAGCACGGCAGCGAGGAAATGCGCCAGGAGATCCTGCCCGGCGCGGTCGACGGTTCGCTGCACGTCTGCTTCGGCGTGACCGAGCCGGACGCGGGCACCGACACCACGCGCATCTCCACGTTTGCCCGCCGTGACGGCGATTCCTACGTCGTGAACGGCCGGAAGGTCTGGATCACCAAGGCGGGCCAGTCGCAGAAGATGGTGCTGATCGCCCGCACCACGCCGCGCGACGAGGTGGAGAAGCCGACCGACGGCATGTCCCTGTTCGTCGTGGACATCGACTCCGACGCGGTGCAGCTGCGCGCGATCCCCAAGCTCGGCCGCAACGCGGTGTCGTCCTACGAAGTGCTGATCGACGGCCTGCGAGTGCCGGAATCGGCGCGCGTCGGCGAAGAGGGCAAGGGCTTCCGGTACCTGCTCGACGGCCTCAACCCGGAACGCATCCTGCTCGCCCACGAAGCGCTCGGCATCGGCCGCGCGGCGTTGCGGCGCGCGGTCCGGTACGCCGGGGAGCGACACGTGTTCGGCCGTCCGATCGGGCAGAACCAGGGGCTGGCGTTCCCGCTGGCGGAGGCCGCGACCCGGCTCGACGCGGCGGAACTGATGGCGCGCAACGCCGCTTGGCGCTACGACAACGGCCTGCCGGCCGGCAAGGAGGCGAACATGGCGAAGTGGCTGTGCGCGGACGCCGGGTTCCAGGCCGCCGACCAGGCGATCCAGACCCACGGCGGGATGGGGTACGCGCGGGAGTACCACGTGGAGCGCTACTTCCGGGAGGCGCGGCTGCTGCGGCTCGCGCCGATCAGCCAGGAAATGGTGCTGAACTACGTGTCGCAGCACGTGCTCGGGCTGCCGAGGTCGTACTGATGGGCGCGCTCGACGGGCTGCGGGTGCTGGACCTGTCGCGGGTGCTGGCCGGGCCGTACTGCACGCAGATGCTGGCCGACCACGGGGCCGAGGTGATCAAGGTCGAATCGCCCGCCGGGGACGAGACGCGCGGCTGGGGTCCGCCGTTTCTCTCCGAAGGCACCAGCGCCTATTACGCGAACCTCAACCGGGGCAAGAAGAACATCGTCCTCGATCTGTCCGGTTCGGACGGTCGTTCGTTGCTAGGCACCCTGATCGCGGGCGCGGACGTCGTGGTGGAGAACTTCAAGGCGGGCACGCTCGCGCGGTGGGGCTGGCCGGACGAAACGATCCGGGCGGAGTATCCGGCGCTGATCCATTGCCGCATCACGGGTTTCGGCGCCGACGGGCCGCTCGGCGGACTGCCCGGGTACGACGCGGTGCTGCAGGCGTACGGCGGGTTGATGAGCGTGAACGGCGAGGCCGACGGGCCGCCGTTGCGGATCGGGGTGCCTGTTGTCGACGTGGTGACCGGGGTGCTCGGGTTCTCCGGGATCCTGCTGGCGCTGCACGAGCGGGAACGGTCCGGGCTTGGGCAACTGGTGGATTGTTCTTTGCTGGACACGGTGATCAGCTTGCTGCATCCGCATTCCGCGGCGTGGCTCGCGGACGGTGCGGTGCCGCGGCGGACTGGTTCGGCGCATCCGTCGATCGCGCCGTACGAGACCTTCTCGACGGCGGACGGGCCTTTCTTTGTCGGAGCGGGGAATAACCGGCAGTTCGCGGCGCTGGTCGACGTGCTCGGTGCGCCTGGACTGGCGTCTGATCCGCGGTTTGCTTCGAATGCCGATCGGGTCAGCAATGTGGGTGCGTTGCGTGATGAACTGCGTGTCTTGATTGGACAGTACAAACGGGACGCCTTGGCCGAGTTGTTGCTGGCGAAGGGAGTTCCGGCTTCTCCGGTGCACGATATCGCGGAGGCGATGAACGCTCCGCAGGTGCGGCACCGGGAAATGGTGGTCGAGCGGGACGGGTATCGCGGGGTCGGGGTGCCGGTGAAGCTCGGCCGGACGCCTGGGTGCGCCGCCGAATCGCCTCGGCCGCCAGGGGCGGATACCCGGGAAGTGCTGGCGGCGGCGGGGTTGCCTGCCGAGGAGGTGGAGGGGGCGTTGGCGAAGGGGGCGGCGTATACCGGGCTTTCGCAGGTGGCTCGTGAGTGCTGATCACGGTTCTGACCGGGATCAACACTCACGACACCCTCACCGCCAGGGACGGACCGGCGTGCCGCGCCACCGGGTGCGCGGCGGAACGGTCTCCCCCGCCATCACCAGCGAACCCGAACCGACCGTCGCGCCGTCGGAAACCCCGCTGCCCGGCAGCTGGAACGCGCGCGGGCCGAGTGTCGCGCCGGGGCCGAGGCGGACTGGGTCCAAGCGCATGACCCGGTCGTGGAACAGGTGCGTTTGCAGCACGCAGCCGCGGTTCACCACCGCACCGTCGCCGAGGTGGATGAGGTCCGTTTCCGGCAGCCAGTAGCTCTCGCACCAGACGCCGCGGCCGATGCGGGCGCCGAGGGTCCGCAGCCACCAGTTCAGCACCGGCGTGCCGAGGAACGAACCGGCGAACCACGGCACCGCGAGCGTCTCGACGAACGTGTCGTACAGCTCGTTCCGCCACACGAACGCGCTCCACAACGGATGCCGTCCCGGGCGGAATCGGCCGACCAGCGTCCATTTCATCAACGTCGTCAGCAGCGCGGCGAAGAGACCGGCCGCGACGAACACCGCGGGGGCGATGGCGGCGGCGACCCAGAAGCCGCCCGCGATGTCCACTCCGGCCAGCACCGTCGACACGGCGAGTCCGAGCAGGCCCGCGATCAGCAGCGGCGCGATCCGGCAGGACTCGACCAGCGCGCGGGCCAGCTTCAACCGGCGCGGCGGTGCGAAAGTGCGGGCAGGATCGACCGCGTCCGCAGTGCGCCGCAGCTCCAACGCGGGCCGACCGAGCCAGGACGTGCCGTCGGGAACCTCTGCCGGGGTGTCGGACAGGACGCCGACGAGCGAGCCTGAGCCGAGCGTCCGGTCCGGGCCGACGACTGCGGAGTTGCCGACGAACGCGCGCTCCCCGACCTCGGAAACGCCCAGCCGGACCCAGCCGCGGTCGAGTTCGTACGGTGCGGCGAGGACGTCGTCGGCGAGGAAAGCGCCGTCCCGCACCCGAAGCAGCGACGGCAGACTGAGCACAGTGGACAGTTCGACGCCACGGCCGATCCGCGCGCCCAGCAGCCGCATCCAGACCGGAGTCGCCAGCGCGGCGTACAGCGGGAACAGCTGCCGCCGGGCGATTTCCAGCAGTTCGTGCACGAACCAGGCCGCCCAGCCCGCGCGGCTCAGCACCGGATAGGTTCCCGGCCGCACGGCCAGGCTGGCCAGCCGCACCAGCAGGACGATCGTCAAGGCGTACAAGACGATTCCGGCGAACACGAGCAGCGGCGTCCACGGCAGGATCGCGAGCGCGGCGGTGCGCGGGTCGTCCGCCGCCGGGATGAGCAGCAGCGCGACCACGATCAGCGGAATCGCGGTGACGAACATGAACAGCGACCGCAACGTGCCGCCCAACGCGAACGCCAGCGAGTACCGCTTCGCGCGCGGTGCCGCCACGGTCGGTCGCGGCGGACGTTCCCCGGACGGTCCGGCCGGGGAACCGCCCCAGACCGCGCCGTCCGGCACGCGGGTGTCGAGCGTCGAGCCCGGCAACAGCACCGATCCGGCACCGAGATCCGTACCCGGCAGCAGCGTGCTGCGGCCGCCGACCCGGGCACCGGCACCGACTCGGACGCGGCCGATCCGCAGCACCGAACCGTCCAGCCACCACCCGGCCAGATCCGCTTCGGGCTCGACGGCGCATCCGTCGCCGAAGTCGGCGAGACCGCCCACTGGCGGCGGAGAGTGCAGATCGACGCCCCGGCCGACGCGGTTGCCGAGCAGCCGGGCATAAGGCGCGGCGAGTGGCGTCCCGGCGACTCCTGGCGGACCGACCACGGCAGCGAACCGTTCGGCGGTCCACAGTCGCATGTGGACGATGCCGCCGCGCCGGTACTCCCCCGGCGCGAGCTTTCCGCGCAGCAACCGCACGCCGCCCGCGGCCAGCAGCATCCGGCCTGGCGGGCTCAGCAGCACGAGCCACGCCGGGATGAGGATCCACCACGACATCCGCGGCAGCCACTGCAACGGCAGCACCAAAGCGACGAGCGAGCCGAGCAGCGAAACCGAAAGCAGCCACCGCATTCCGGACAAGGCCAGCAGAACCAGTTGGACCCCGGCCTGCCACCAGCCACTGCCCCGAACGGCGGGGACCTGCGGCTCTTCCGCCGCGACAGTTTCGACCGGCTCTCCGGCGAGACGTTCGTACAGCTCGCGCGGCGTCGGGCAGGAGTACACATCGGACACTGCCGCCGTCGGATACCGTTCGCGCAGCACGGAAACGAGCCGCGCGGCCGTCACGCTCGAGCCGCCGAGGTCGAAGAAGTCGTCGTCCGGCCCGGCCGTGGTCCCGAGGTGTTCGCTCCACACCTGCAACAGCCACGCCAGCTTCGGATCGGACGGCACCACGGGCGCGGCGGTCGACTCCTCCAGCGGCCACGGCAGCGCGTCGCGGTCGAGCTTGCCCGACGCGCGCACCGGCAGATCCGGCACCAACGCCAGCCGTGGTACCAAAGCCGCTGGAAGCCGGTCCCGCAGAAGACTGCGCGCGGCAGTGCGATCGAGGCTCTCGCCTTCCGGCACCACGTAACCGACGAGCACCTGCGCGCCGCTGTCCGTGCGCCGCACCACGGTCGCCGCCGTGGCGACGCCCGGCAAGGCACGCAGCGCGGCGTCGATCTCGCCCAGTTCGACGCGCCGTCCGCCGATCTTGACCTGACCGTCCGCGCGGCCGACGAACTCCAAGCCCTCCGGCACCGCGCGCACCAGGTCCCCGCTGCGGTACGCGCGACTCCAGCCGAGCCCCGGGAGCGGCACGAACTTCTGCGCGTCCTTGGCCGCGTCGAGGTACCGGGCGAGGCCGACGCCGCCGATCACCAGCTCGCCGCTGCGGCCCCACGGCACCGGGATGCCCGCCGGGTCCTCCGGGTCGACGACCGCGAGTTCCCAGCCGTCGAGCGGCAGCCCGATCCGCACCGGTTCGCCCGCGCGCAGCCGCTGCGCACACGCGACAACGGTGGTTTCCGTTGGGCCGTAGGTGTTCCAGATCTCCCGGTTGCCGTCGTCGAAGCGCGTCACGACCTCCGGCGGGCACGCTTCGCCGCCGAGGATGAGCAGCCGGACGCCGGCCAGAGTGTCCACTGGCCACAGTGCGGCGAGCGTCGGGACCGTCGACACGACCGTCACGCCGCGCTCGACCAGCCACGGGCCGAGGTCCGCTCCCGCGCGGACGAGCGAGCGCGGGGCCGGGACCAGGCATGCGCCGTGCCGCCACGCAAGCCACATTTCCTCGCACGACGCGTCAAACGCGACACTCAGCCCGGCCAGCACGCGGTCGCCCGGACCGAGCGGCCGTGCCCGGCAGAACATCCGGCCTTCAGCGTCCACAAAGGCCGCGGCCGCGCGATGCGTGACCGCGACGCCCTTCGGTTTGCCGGTGGAGCCGGAGGTGAAGATGATCCAGGCGTCGTCCTGCGGCTGCGGACGGACTCGCGGCCACCGCGGTCCGCGCGAGGAGGGCAATCCCGCGTCGCTCAGGACCAGGCTCACCTGGGCTTCGGTCCACACTGTCTCGGCGCGGTCGGCCGGATCGTCGGCGTCGACCGGAACGTAGGCCGCGCCGGTGGCGAGAACGGCGAGAATGCTGCGGTACAGCGCCGCCGTGCCGGAGGTCATCCGGATGCCGACCCGGTCGCCCGGCATGACCCCAGCCGTCCGGAGTCGTCCGGCGAGTTCTTCGACCTGCGCGGCGAAATCGCGGTACGTCGCCCGCGTGGAGCCGTCGTCCAGCGCGAGCGCGTCCGGGTGCCGGCGCACTGTTTCGGCGAAAATGTCGTAAAGCGTGCGCGCGGCAGGCGTCGGACCCGCCCGGAAAACCGCCGTCGCCTCTTCGGCGAGCCTCTCGGGCGCGACCGTGCGCACCCGATCCGCGTCCAGCGTCACAGGAAAACCTCTTTCCGGAAGAACAGGACTCACGAAACCGGCTGGTCGCCACTCAACAATGGGCGGCGTGAGGCCGGGTTGAAGCAGCAGCGCCGTTATCCGGCGCTGAAATCGGAGCAAGATCAGATTTCGGGCAATCCCCCTGCCGCGGCTGTGCGGCTCGTCACCCGATCCCGGACATTAGCGGGCACATCACCGCCGCTGTCACTCGGGAGAGTTAATTTCGGAATTCGTTCTCACCGGGTTCACAGGATCGTTGTGCTTCTCCCGTTCACCGCACGCACGGCACCCCGCCTCCGGACAATTCGTCGGCGGGCGTAACCGGGGAGACCGGCACCGGGTCCACCTCGTCGGCCTTTTCCCGGAAATCGGTGCCGAGCACCAGTTTCAACTCCCCCGCGGCCAGCGCGCCGTCGTAGCCCACGCCGTACCCGCCGCCGAGCGCGGCCACGAGTTTCGCCGCCGAAGCGGAATCCCCGCGCCCGTAGCGGACCACGGTGCGGTGCGTGTGCCGCGCGCTGGACGAGCGCCCGGCGCGGTATCCCCGCGACGGGAGCGTCTTCAGCACCCGGGCGGCCGCGCCCTCACGGCCGCTCGCGTTCACCACGTCGACGGCGGGCCCGGCCGTCGCGGCAGGCGGCGGCGGGACCGTCCGGCCGAGCAACCGAGCGGCGGCGGCGCGGATTTTCACCGGATCGACAATGTTGACGTCTTCGCCCCGTGCGTCTTTTTCGAACCTTTCGACCGGAAGCGACGCCAGTGTAAGATCCCCGCCGGCGAACGTTTCCGCCTGCCGGGCCAGCGCATTCAAGTCGAGCCCGGAATCGATCGCGATGTTCTGTTTCGCGACCGAAACCAGCTGTCCGAGTTTCACCGGATCACCGAACACCCGGCCTTCTTTCAGCTGATGCGCCAGCGAAACGAGAAACGCTTGCTGCCGCCGTTCCCGGTCCAGGTCGGTGAACTCGTGCCGCTGATCGTGGCCCTGCCGCACGAACGCGAGGGCCTGCGCCGCGGAAATCCGCTGCTGCCCGGCCGGGAAATCCGCTCCGGAATAACTGTCGCGCGTGCTGTCGGCCAAACACACCGTGATCGGCTGCACGACCTGGGCGAGCTGGAAGAACGCGACAAGGGTGACTTCGACGAAATGGTCCACCGCGACTCCGCCGAGGAACTGGCGCACCGTCGCGACTTCTGCCGCGCGGCCGGCGTCCCGGGACCTCTGCTCGCGAGCCGCCTTCTCGGTGACGCCTTGCGCGGCAAGACGTTTGGACTCCGCGGCGAACGCGTACCCGTAAGCCTCCTTGATCTTGCCCTTGCACACCCCGTCCGGGCAGCCGGAGAGATCGGTGTAGTCGTCGCGCGGGATCGAGATGACCGTCGGATGCCCGCCGTCGGCCGGGACGTGCAGCAGCATCAGGACGTCGGTGTTGTAGCCGCCGACGTTCTGGTCCCCCGCGTGCAATTGTTCGTACAACTCGGCGGGCAGCGGTTCGCCCCGTTCGTCGAGCCGCGAATCGAGACCCATGACGAGGATGTTCGTGTCCCCGCCCGGCCGGGCCTGCCCGTCGAGCGCGGTGGACGTGGTGACCCCGGACAGCAGCGCGCGCAGTTCGGCCCACCCGTAGGCGGCCCCGCCCAGCAGCATGGCGACGAGTGCGACCACGCCGATCCGCTCGGCCCAGTGCCCGTTCGCGCGCTCCATCGCTCACCGCTCCTCCCTCCGGCGGCACCCGGTCTACTCCGGGTTTCCTGTGAGAGCGATGAGAAAGAAGGCCGGTCGGGCAATCCGCCGAGGTCAAACGGGCGACCCGGTGCCGAACAGCACACTTTGGAGGGTCAGCGCCGGCTCCGGCACAGGACGCCGGAAGTACGTGAGGGGAACCCTCACGGAATCTGATTCCCTGAGGGTTCCCCTCACGTACTTCTGCGGGAGCGGGGTCAGCGGCGCCGTTCGCGAAGATCGCCCGGCCGGACGCCGACGAGCAGCACCACGACGGCGAGCAGGACGATGCCCGCGCTGATCTGCAGCCCCAGCGACAGGCTCCCGGTCGCGGATTCGATGAACCCGAGCAGCGACGGCGAAGCGGCGGCGGCGAACGAACCCATCGACGTCACCACCGCGATCCCGGTGGCCGCCGCCCGGTCGTTCAGGTAGATCGACGGGATCGAATAGAACACCGTCAGCCCGGAGTAGTGCGCGGCCGCCATGATCGCGAGCAACAGGATGATCACCATGACGTTGCCGCCGGACACCGAGATCGCCAGCATCGCGAACGCCGCCACGATCCAGCTCGTCGCCGCGTGCCAGCGCCGCTCCAGGGTGCGGTCGGAGTGCCTGCCGACCAGCAGCATCACCACGATGCCGAGCAGCGGCGGGATCGCCGAGAAGAAGCCGAGGTTCAGGACGTTGCCGACGCCGGCGTTGGCGATGATCCGCGGCGTCCAGTACGAGACGGCGTTCGCCAGCGTGTACGCGCCGCACGCGCAGAGCCCGAGAATCCAGACCTTCGGGTCGCGCAGGGCGAGCAGCAGGCCGCTGTGTTTCTCCGTCGCCGGGCCTTTGTCGCGGCGGTCCGCTTCGAGGTCGGCGCGCACGGCCGCCTTCTGTTCCGGGGTGAGCCACTTCGCCTGCTCCGGACCGTCGGTGACGAAGAGCAGCACGAGCCCGGCCAGCAGGATCGGCGGGATCCCCTCGATCAGGAACAGCCACTGCCAGTCCGCGAGCCCGCCGACGCCGCCGAGCGAGTGCATGATCCAGCCGGACATCACCGAGCCGAGCGCGCCGGACACCGGGATGCCGATGAAGAACACGGCCGTCATCCGCGTCCGCCGCGACGACGGGAACCACAGCGACAGCAGATACAGCGCGCCGGGGAAGAACCCGGCTTCGGCGACGCCGAGCAGGAAGCGCGCGGCGTAGAACATGATCTCGTTGTGCACGAACAGGGTCACCACGGTCATCACGCCCCAGGTGGCCATGATCCGCGCGAGCGTCTTGCGCGCGCCGATGCGGGCGAGCAGCGCGTTGCTCGGGACTTCGAAGAGGATGAAGCCGACGAAGAACAGCGTGACGCCGAGCCCGTACACCGCCGGGCCGAAGCCGAGGTCCCGTTTGAGGCCCTGCTGCGCGATCCCGATGTTCGTGCGGTCGATGTAGCTGACGACGTAACACAGCACCAGCAGCGGCATGACGCGCCGGGCGATCGTGCGGTAGGTCGCTTTGCGGTCGACAGCGGCGGTTGCCGGAGCGCCGGTGACAGCGGATGGTTCGGCCACGGCTGAGACTCCTTCGTCCGGATCGGGCGAGTGGCAGTCTCCGCATCGAGTGTTGAGTTTGTCAACACCCATCGGGTAACGGCTACGATGTCCGGCCATGGCCGAACGCGCAGACGGACACGACCTGGTCCCCATCGCCGGACTGCTGTCCTACCGGCTCTCGCGCACGTCGTCGGCGATGTCGCGCAGCGCCGCGGTGCGCTACCGGCGGGACTTCGACGTGAGCCTCGGCGAATGGCGCGCGATCGCGCTCATCGCGGCCGACCCGACGCTCACGCTCAACCGGCTCGCCCGCCGCGCCGGACTCGACAAAGCGCAGATGAGCCGCGTGGTCAGCAGGCTGACCGACCGAGGACTGGTGAACCGCACGGCCGGGTCCGGGCGCACGTCGCAGCTGGCGCTGACCGCCGAGGGCACCCGGGTGTACCGCGGCCTGATCACCGCCGCCAACGAGCGCGACGCGGACTTCCTCGCCGTGCTCACCGGCGAAGAGGCCCGGGTGCTGGACCGCGCGCTCGACAAACTGGCCGAGCACGCGCTGGCCGTCGAGGAGAGTGAGCGGGCTCACCCGGCCGCCGAGTAGTGTTGACTTTATCAACACCCTCGCGTACTCCTGGAACCACCGACGAGGAGGTGGGCCCAGGATGTCCGACGCCGTCACGATCTGCGAGTGTTTCGCCCGCGACGGGCTGCAGCACGAGCCGGAGCCCGTGCCGACCGCGACGAAGATCGCGCTGCTGAACTCCTTCGCGCGCACCGGTTTCCGCCGGATCGAGGCGACCAGCTACAGCCATCCCGCGCGGGTGCCCGGGTTCTCCGACGCCTCCGAGGTGCTCGCCGGGATCGACCGGAGCCCGGGCGTCGCGTTCAAGGCGACCTGCCCGAACCCGCGTGCTGTCGAACGCGCGCTCGCCGACCTCGAAGCCGGGCACGGCGCCGAGGAACTGAGCCTGCTGGTGTCGGCCACCGAGGCGCACACCGAACGGAACCTGCGCACCACGCGCGCCGGGCAGTGGGAGCGCGTGGCCGAGATGGTCAAGCTCGCCGACGGACGGTTTCGCCTGGTCGGAGTGGTTTCGGTGGCGTTCGGCTGTCCGTTCGAGGGCAAGGTAGACCCGGGCCGGGTGGCCGAGGACGTCGCGCGGTTCGCCGACCTCGGCGCGAGCCTGGTGACCCTCGGCGACACCACCGGCGTCGCGACCCCGGGCTCGGTGCGCGCGCTGTACACCCGGCTGGCGCGGGAAAACCCGGAGCTGCCGCTGGTCGCGCATCTGCACAACACGCGCGGGACCGGGATCGCGAACGCCGTCGCCGCGTTGGAAGCCGGGTGCCGGCATTTCGATTCCGCGATGGGCGGCGTCGGCGGGCATCCGGCGAAGATCGGCTACGGGGCCGGGCTCACCGGCAATATGTGCACAGAGGACTTGGCCAGTCTGTTCGCCGCGATGGGCGTCGACACCGGCCTCGATCTCGACCAGCTCGCCGCGGCGTCCGCGGCCTGCGAAGAAGCGCTCGGCCGACCGCTGTACAGCATGGTCGCCCGCGCCGGCTTCGCGTCTGTCTGACTTTTCTTTGGGGAGAAACCTGTGCTGCTGACCGAAAATCACGACGCCGTCCGCGTTCTTACGTTGAATCGGCCGGACAAACTCAACGCGCTCGACACTGCGCTCACTCGCGCTCTCGATGCTGCATTGGATGAAGCCGGGCGGGATCCGAGTGTCCGCGCTGTCGTTTTGACGGGGGCTGG
Encoded here:
- a CDS encoding MFS transporter; the protein is MAEPSAVTGAPATAAVDRKATYRTIARRVMPLLVLCYVVSYIDRTNIGIAQQGLKRDLGFGPAVYGLGVTLFFVGFILFEVPSNALLARIGARKTLARIMATWGVMTVVTLFVHNEIMFYAARFLLGVAEAGFFPGALYLLSLWFPSSRRTRMTAVFFIGIPVSGALGSVMSGWIMHSLGGVGGLADWQWLFLIEGIPPILLAGLVLLFVTDGPEQAKWLTPEQKAAVRADLEADRRDKGPATEKHSGLLLALRDPKVWILGLCACGAYTLANAVSYWTPRIIANAGVGNVLNLGFFSAIPPLLGIVVMLLVGRHSDRTLERRWHAATSWIVAAFAMLAISVSGGNVMVIILLLAIMAAAHYSGLTVFYSIPSIYLNDRAAATGIAVVTSMGSFAAAASPSLLGFIESATGSLSLGLQISAGIVLLAVVVLLVGVRPGDLRERRR
- a CDS encoding MarR family winged helix-turn-helix transcriptional regulator, encoding MAERADGHDLVPIAGLLSYRLSRTSSAMSRSAAVRYRRDFDVSLGEWRAIALIAADPTLTLNRLARRAGLDKAQMSRVVSRLTDRGLVNRTAGSGRTSQLALTAEGTRVYRGLITAANERDADFLAVLTGEEARVLDRALDKLAEHALAVEESERAHPAAE
- a CDS encoding hydroxymethylglutaryl-CoA lyase → MSDAVTICECFARDGLQHEPEPVPTATKIALLNSFARTGFRRIEATSYSHPARVPGFSDASEVLAGIDRSPGVAFKATCPNPRAVERALADLEAGHGAEELSLLVSATEAHTERNLRTTRAGQWERVAEMVKLADGRFRLVGVVSVAFGCPFEGKVDPGRVAEDVARFADLGASLVTLGDTTGVATPGSVRALYTRLARENPELPLVAHLHNTRGTGIANAVAALEAGCRHFDSAMGGVGGHPAKIGYGAGLTGNMCTEDLASLFAAMGVDTGLDLDQLAAASAACEEALGRPLYSMVARAGFASV